In Cupriavidus taiwanensis, the following proteins share a genomic window:
- a CDS encoding response regulator gives MRILLVEDEVELARWVARALEQGGFVIEHVADGLQAEARLQAEEYDAVLLDLRLPGKDGLAVLKSMRGRDDRTPVLILTAQDTLDERVRGLNLGADDYLPKPFAIAELEARLLALIRRSRGRAHPRLQCGTLVFDGETRSFTLGGAPLALTPRESTLLGALLARSGQPLTKAQLLDKVFSLDADVSPDAIEVLVYRLRKKLAGHGVTIVTLRGFGYLLEPEAKG, from the coding sequence ATGCGCATCCTGCTGGTGGAGGATGAAGTCGAACTGGCACGCTGGGTCGCCCGCGCGCTGGAGCAGGGCGGCTTCGTGATCGAGCACGTCGCCGACGGCCTGCAGGCCGAGGCGCGCCTGCAGGCCGAGGAATACGACGCCGTGCTGCTGGACCTGCGGCTGCCCGGCAAGGACGGGCTGGCCGTGCTCAAGTCCATGCGCGGGCGCGACGACCGCACCCCGGTGCTGATCCTGACCGCGCAGGACACCCTGGACGAGCGCGTGCGCGGCCTGAACCTGGGCGCCGACGACTACCTGCCCAAGCCCTTCGCCATTGCCGAGCTGGAAGCGCGGCTGCTGGCGCTGATCCGCCGCAGCCGCGGGCGCGCGCATCCGCGCCTGCAGTGCGGCACGCTGGTATTCGACGGCGAGACCCGCAGCTTCACGCTGGGCGGCGCGCCGCTGGCGCTGACGCCGCGCGAATCGACCCTGCTGGGCGCGCTGCTGGCACGCAGCGGCCAGCCGCTGACCAAGGCGCAGCTGCTCGACAAGGTGTTCTCGCTCGACGCCGACGTCTCGCCCGATGCGATCGAGGTGCTGGTCTACCGGCTGCGCAAGAAGCTGGCCGGGCACGGGGTCACCATCGTCACGCTGCGCGGCTTCGGCTACCTGCTGGAGCCGGAGGCGAAGGGCTGA
- a CDS encoding ABC transporter substrate-binding protein — translation MVTVYASTDLEVARPLIAAFEARYPGIRVHYQDLNTVQLNQRFLAETAALSGQPPGPRAIFADVLWSTAMDLQIKLVNDGHAQRYASPERAGLPGWAVWRDEAWGTTFEPAVIVYNRHHLAGMRPPRSRSGLARLLQEHAPRWHGKVVTYDVERSGVGYLLAQQDARMGSEFWYLAQALGRAGVQLSASTAEMIERIAGGELVMGYNLLGSYALSLMQRGAAIDVIAPSDYTLVMSRVAFIARRAPRPNAARLWLDYLLSREGQALLAKSTSQLYTIRTDTDSVHTAAALSERLGYALKPISVGPGLLAAQDAMRKRAFLARWREAMRG, via the coding sequence ATGGTCACGGTGTACGCGTCGACCGACCTGGAGGTGGCGCGCCCGCTGATTGCCGCGTTCGAGGCGCGCTATCCCGGCATCCGCGTGCATTACCAGGATCTCAACACGGTCCAGCTCAACCAGCGCTTCCTGGCCGAGACCGCGGCGCTGTCCGGCCAGCCGCCGGGGCCGCGGGCCATCTTTGCCGATGTGCTGTGGAGCACCGCCATGGACCTGCAGATCAAGCTGGTCAACGACGGCCACGCGCAGCGCTACGCCTCGCCCGAGCGCGCCGGCCTGCCGGGCTGGGCGGTGTGGCGCGACGAGGCCTGGGGCACCACCTTCGAGCCCGCGGTGATCGTCTACAACCGCCACCACCTGGCCGGCATGCGCCCCCCGCGCAGCCGCAGCGGGCTGGCGCGGCTGCTGCAGGAACACGCGCCGCGCTGGCACGGCAAGGTGGTGACGTATGACGTGGAGCGTTCCGGGGTGGGCTACCTGCTGGCGCAGCAGGACGCGCGCATGGGCAGCGAGTTCTGGTACCTGGCGCAGGCGCTGGGCCGTGCCGGGGTGCAGCTGTCGGCGTCCACCGCGGAGATGATCGAGCGCATCGCCGGCGGCGAGCTGGTGATGGGCTACAACCTGCTGGGGTCCTATGCCCTGTCGCTGATGCAGCGCGGCGCGGCCATCGATGTGATCGCCCCGAGCGACTACACGCTGGTGATGTCGCGCGTGGCCTTTATCGCGCGGCGCGCGCCGCGGCCCAATGCGGCGCGGCTGTGGCTGGACTACCTGCTGTCGCGCGAGGGCCAGGCGTTGCTGGCCAAGTCCACTTCGCAGCTCTATACCATCCGCACCGATACCGACAGCGTGCACACGGCCGCGGCGCTGTCGGAGCGGCTCGGCTACGCGCTCAAGCCGATCAGCGTCGGCCCGGGGCTGCTGGCGGCGCAGGACGCCATGCGCAAGCGCGCGTTCCTGGCGCGCTGGCGCGAGGCCATGCGCGGCTAG
- a CDS encoding TetR family transcriptional regulator, whose translation MVRRTKEEALETRHRILDAAEAVFHARGVARPSLADIAEAAGVTRGAIYWHFKNKSDVFAAMCDRVHLPVEALIEPERLARQEDPLGGIRDICAYVMRQTVINPRWRRVFEIIFHKCEMVQDNGAIFERQRQSHQDGLVKMREHLRLAVERGQLPADLDLDLAVNAFHAAVGGVLAHWLFSPQDFNLDANAERLSDAFIDTLKFSPALRHGYVPRPMAELDQELSTLCRQACAGAPNGGLDTPDLVP comes from the coding sequence ATGGTCAGACGCACCAAGGAAGAGGCGCTCGAAACGCGCCACCGGATACTCGACGCGGCCGAGGCCGTGTTCCACGCCCGCGGCGTGGCCCGCCCGTCGCTGGCCGACATTGCCGAGGCGGCCGGGGTCACGCGCGGCGCGATCTACTGGCACTTCAAGAACAAGAGCGACGTGTTCGCCGCCATGTGCGACCGCGTCCACCTGCCGGTGGAGGCGCTGATCGAGCCGGAGCGGCTGGCGCGCCAGGAAGACCCGCTCGGCGGCATCCGCGACATCTGCGCCTATGTAATGCGCCAGACCGTGATCAATCCGCGCTGGCGCCGGGTCTTCGAGATCATCTTCCACAAGTGCGAAATGGTGCAGGACAACGGCGCCATCTTCGAGCGCCAGCGCCAGTCCCACCAGGATGGCCTGGTCAAGATGCGCGAGCACCTGCGCCTGGCCGTGGAGCGCGGCCAGCTGCCCGCCGACCTGGACCTGGACCTGGCCGTCAATGCCTTCCATGCCGCGGTGGGCGGGGTGCTGGCGCACTGGCTGTTCTCGCCGCAGGACTTCAACCTCGACGCCAATGCCGAGCGCCTGTCCGACGCCTTCATCGATACCCTGAAGTTTTCGCCGGCGCTGCGCCACGGCTACGTGCCGCGCCCGATGGCCGAGCTGGACCAGGAGCTGTCCACGCTGTGCCGGCAGGCCTGCGCCGGCGCGCCGAACGGCGGCCTCGATACCCCCGACCTGGTGCCCTGA